From Acidobacteriota bacterium, a single genomic window includes:
- a CDS encoding DUF433 domain-containing protein encodes MALNYHDRIERSPRVAGGEAVVKGTRVPLRTVLASLAEGATVDEILKDFPTLTEQDVRAAIAFAAASAQEDLPVAEAHVR; translated from the coding sequence ATGGCTCTCAACTACCACGACAGAATCGAGCGGAGTCCACGTGTCGCCGGAGGGGAAGCCGTCGTCAAAGGTACCAGGGTGCCACTCCGCACCGTCCTCGCGAGCCTGGCCGAGGGCGCGACTGTTGACGAGATCCTGAAGGACTTTCCGACGCTCACAGAGCAGGACGTCCGTGCGGCTATCGCCTTCGCTGCCGCGTCTGCGCAAGAGGATCTGCCCGTCGCCGAGGCCCACGTGCGATGA